ttccaggtaaGGAGGACCTCCTGTCCCAGAAGGACTACGAGTCGGCCTCCCTGATGGAGATCCGGGCCCTGATGAGGAAGCACGAGGCCTTCGAGAGCGACCTGGCCGCCCACCAGGACCGCGTGGAGCAGATCGCCGCCATCGCCCAGGAGCTCAAGTAACGTCTCCTCTCCCTCTAAAATTCCACGAAATTCCAACAGAGCGCCACTTTGTGTGCGGGAAAGTGTGAATAGATGGAAAAATGCAGATGAACAAAGGTGCAACAGATGAGCGGAAGGCATATTAATGAATGGagatgaaagagaaagagcagaaacctctgatctgaagtgattttttttattcctcacGACTCCGCCGGGCCGATCTCAGACTCTCTCTTTGATGTTTGGCGCTCCTCGGCACCTCCGCGGCTGAATATGCATGGGCGCCACGCGTAATATATCATTCAGCACTTCAAAAAGCGCAAATCACGCCCTCAGTAGCGAAGTGTTCTCAGACGACCCTCAGTCGCTGCAAGGTGTGAGAGCCGTCAGATACTCTCACACGTCTGCAGATatttgagaaagagagaggaaataGGAGCATTtcttatatttaaaaaaatagtttaaTAATATTCAAAAGAGCCGGAATATTTCTGCTGTGTTGACTCTGgtttgcctccatcagattaaACCAACAGAACGTTAATTAGTTTCATATTTTTCCGTTTTATGGAGTTGAATTACATCTCATCTTCAGCAAACGGGAGAAAGCGATCGCTTCGAGAGGAAATGTGTGAGAGAATCTTCCAGTTTCCACGTCACGAATGTCAGAATTTTAGCAGTAAaggaagaagaagctgaagggaAAAGGCACCTTGACTCAAATTACTCCAGGAGAAAAGGCAATCGGAAGACTTCAAAAGCTTCAAGACGATTGGAAATCTATATTTGATGCTTTTTCTGAGGCTGTGACCGAAATGTAGAAATAAGAGATTTGCATGAAGACGCTGCCCTTGGATGGAGCTAAAGCAGGGTTGTctaacataaggcctgtgggtcaAAACTGGCCTGGAAGAGGCTCCAATTTGGCCCAGAAAACCACcaagatgaataaaaatgtcaaaagaaaacactgattttttgaACAGATTTCTTCACAACACGACATTCAGACCCGAACTGAGATATCggcgatgctgccatgaaagatggCTGTGTAAGAgtttaaaaacacccataatgcaacagctggaggagcggtttttcactgtattttacagcaGAAGGTTTCACTCCTGGTGATCTTTATTCTTTCACTGCTGCTTGATAAAAATCCAGATCTAACGATCCGCGTGTCCCCCCCTGCAGCGAGCTGGATTACCACGACGCCGCCACAGTCAACGCCCGCTGCCAGGGCATCTGTGACCAGTGGGACAACCTGGGCACCCTCACCCAGAAGAGGAGGGACGCGCTGGAGGTCAGAACACGTTCTGAAGCTAAAAATAAACAGGCGATAAGATCAGGTTTTCAGGAGCGTCTTGTGTTTCTGCGGGCGCAGCGCGTGGAGAAGCTGTGGGAGACCATCGACCAGCTGTACCTGGAGTTCGCCAAGAGGGCGGCGCCCTTCAACAACTGGATGGACGGAGCCGTTGAGGACCTCCAGGACATGTTCATCGTCCACAGCATCGAGGAGATCCAGGTAAGATCGACGCGCTGCTGGCACGCTGGACGATTTGGAATTTAATTATAAATAAATCATGGAAGTTCTGGGAAAACGAGggaatttgaaatgtttttcctccttctccccgATCAGAGTCTGATCACAGCTCACGACCAGTTCAAGGCCACCCTGCCCGAAGCCGACAAGGAGCGCATGGCCACCATGGGCATCCACAACGAGATCCTGAAGATCGCCCAGACCTACGGCATCAAGCTGTCGGGAATCAACCCGTACACCAACCTCAGCCCCCAGGACATCAGCACCAAGTGGGACACGGTGAGTCGGACCAGCGGCCCCGCGAGCCGAGCCGCCGGCTCCCCGGGGGGGAAATCAAAATAACTGCACAGGACAATCTGTCGCTGCAGTGGGAGCCAGAGGAGCGGCCCGGCGGGCCATCTGTGCAGGAGAAGAAAATAGAGCTTCTTCTCAGGGAGATAACTGCAGACTGATGCAAGAAATcaatataaaaagaaataacGTGGGCGGCTAGAGGAgctgtttcattaaaacactttttttttccgggTGTTTCCGTGGCTGTGatggcggcggctgctgcaggtgaagcaCCTGGTGCCCCTCAGAGACCAAATGCTCCAGGAGGAGGTGGCCAGGCAGCAGGCCAACGAGCGGCTGAGGCGCCAGTTCGCTGCCCAGGCCAACATCATCGGACCCTGGATCCAAACCAAGATGGAGGTACGGCAACGCTCACGTTTTCCTAAACACGTCGGCTCGAGGCGGCGTCTGAATccacaaaatgttaaaaaaaaaaaaaaataagatgtaAAACGTTTTTGGAACAAATCACATTTAATACAGCTGACGTTCACTCAAAGTAAATACcagatttattcagaaaatataaaatgtgattttctttaTTACCGCTTGATTAACTAAAAGTGTAGATTTTAgattttgtgtctttaaaagtgtaaaaatgaatgaaaaagaaactgtttcAATCCTCAGCCATGTTTTCAGTTGAGATTCACTCAGCGTTTGTGTGAAATAATGAAACTAAATTAAAACGAAATGTTTACAAAGTTTCTACAATCagacaagaaaaacatcaaaatcagCAGAGTAAATGTAACTTGATTCAAACTAGCTGTAGATAACTATCAATACATAGTTGCCTTTTAATCTTTCAACATCCTGCTCAGCATTCTGTTAGAGAAACTGTTGACGCACTTTTAAAGTTTCAAAGAATTTTCCTTTAACTGTTCGAAGACTGCAAACAGTTTACTTTATATCcatttgcaagaaaaaaagaaacatttattacatttttatttaataatatGTCTCAAAAGTAGCAGGAAACATTTTTCAATGAGGGCCACTTTTATatgaaatgatagaaaaaaTACTATGTAACATGAAATTGTATCTTCttaaaagaaatacaagaaGACACGAAAACATGTAAagctaaattaaagaaaatctaaaatctTGTAAACATTACAAAAGGTTTGTATTATTTtgatgaaaatttaaaaaatgtaaataggATTATGTAAAATGTAACCGTAAAGCTAAATATAGTCAGAAATCAAGCAGCAAAACCCTGTTAGTAAAGATGAAATGAGGCCTGAACCCTGAGCAGCGGTTCATAAAGAGAGAGGCTTTAGTTTCTGAGGCTGTGACCGTGCGTGCAGGAGATCAGCCACGTCTCGGTGGACATCGCCGGCTCTCTGGAGGAGCAGATGAACAGCCTGAAGCAGTACGAGCAGAACATCATCAACTACAAATCCAACATCGACAAGCTGGAGGGCGACCACCAGCTGAGCCAGGAGTCGCTCATCTTCGACAACAAGCACACCAACTACACCATGgaggtaagccccgcccccttgtCCTCCTCCAACCTGACCCCGTCTGCCCCGAGCTGACCCCCGCCTGtccgcccccccgcccgcctGCCGCAGCACATCCGCGTGGGCTGGGAGCAGCTGCTCACCACCATCGCCAGAACCATCAACGAGGTGGAGAACCAGATCCTGACCCGCGACGCCAAGGGCATCAGCCAGGAGCAGCTCAACGAGTTCAGAGCCTCCTTCAACCACTTCGACAGGGTGAGGcgcctcgcacacacacacacacacactgcaaaattCAGAAATAATAGTGAAAAAAAGGTGAGATAATTATCAACACTATAGTCATTTTAAGCTGAGGCTGAATCAGAATGTCggtttttttgtcttgaatTCAGACATTTTCACTGTAATTCTTTCAAGATTTCCACACTTTTAATTGGATACAAGATAAAATAATCATTCTCATGTCCTGATGTGCAGATTATCAAAACTTCCACGTATGGAGTTTCCAGTTTCTCATAATTAGTGAAACTTTCTGAATTTTCAGATGCACTGCACataaactgaaacatttctgtttttgtggcctgatattaataataaagtttattcatgATATAAAGCCTTTGTTTTTATCACAATGAAACTTATAGAAGTTAAAACTTACAGGTTGTTGTTACTTTTCATGTGATATTTGATTTAAAGGAGATCTAAACTAGAAAAGAAAAgcctgaaaatgtgtgttttgaatatttctttGCTGTCATGATGCATCCTGGAAATAAATCCCAGTTCTTCATTGTATATGATGCTACAGCAAAATTTTGGATCAATTTTATCAATGATATAAGATTTTAAACCAAAAAGTTTCTTAAAACCAAAGAAATAATCTATCAAACACATATTTGAAGACTTTTTGAGTGAAGTTTATagagaaaatgactgaaaaagaCTTTTATTGTCGTCATTGTTCTTTAATTTACACAAAACAGGTTGATTGTAATAAAGAGTTTTATATATATGAGCATCATTACTGAATGAAAGACGGCGGTATTCCTTTGTTGCAGAAGAGAAACGGCATGATGGACCCAGACGACTTCCGTGCTTGTCTCATCTCCATGGGCTACGATCTGGTGAGTGGCGTCCAGGTTGCAGCCCGACGCCGGCATGGCGACGTGGCGGCGGAGCGCTCTGACGGCTGTGTTCGTCCCCCTCAGGGCGAGGTGGAGTTCGCCCGCATCATGACCCTGGTGGACCCCAACAACACGGGCGTGGTGACCTTCCAGGCCTTCATCGACTTCATGACCCGCGAGACCGCCGAGACCGACACCGCCGAGCAGGTCATGGCCTCCTTCAAGATCCTGGCCTCGGACAAGGTGAGCGGCGCCGGCCGCGCGGCTTCCTGttcgcgcacacacgcacacacacacacgttggtgTGTCGCACGAACTCAGACACAGCCAGCCGACGCTAAGCTGAGCTCTCCCTCCCGCAGAACTACAtcacggtggaggagctgcgccGGGAGCTGCCGCCCGAGCAGGCCGAGTACTGCATCACCCGCATGACCCGGTACATCGGCGCCGACGGCCCCCCCGGAGCCCTGGACTACATCTCCTTCTCCAGCGCCCTCTACGGGGAGAGCGACTTATAAACCCCGCCGctgctcttcacctcctcctcctcctcccttcacccCCAGCTTgtcccttttttgtttttttgttttcctcctgtttggaGAAAGCGATTGTAAACCCTTCTTCCACCGTCCTTCTCTATGCTTTATTCTTAtcattttttcctctctttcatcttaacttcctcctctctctccctctctctctctctttctcctcccctCATGCCCAGAAACAGAGGGGGAGAGCGGAGGGGCCTCTGCTCAAATCTTAAGAAACGAGCTTCGGACCGGCCTGCTCCTCTCTCATTTCTGTCATGGTGCCTtactaaaagaaagaaatatatatataaaaaacaccAAAGTGTGCCGCGAATTGCACTGAACTGGAGCAAAGCAGCGTAAAATACaaagcggagagagagagagagaacgtaAGGAAAAGGGTGAGTTTTGAGCCGCGGCCTCCCGCTCCGCCCCTCTCGGACGACTCTTTTGTAGAAGGGTGATTAAAGAAGAGAacgtgatgaaaaaaaaaaaaaaaagctggttgGTCAATTTGGCTTGGCTGGTTGTGTAATTTGTGCAGATGCATGTTGAAgtttagaagaagaagaagaaacaaaaagccGTCTCTTGACGTCGGGGATTCTTTGATCACGTCTCACCACAGCACTGTGAAGCCTGAATGTTAGCGCGACGCCACTCTCTCAGGAACAAAACGGAGGAtggcagggagagagagcgagagagagcaaAGCACTGTGGGTAAAGCACGGACTGACAGACTGCACGGTAATGGGTTGTGGCCAGACGGACGCCTCGGGCAGGGAGGCGTGGGGCAGGGACGGGCCGCAGGGCTTCGGGAAAGTTGCGCGTTAAAAACAGAAGAGGAGTTGAAGCTGAAGCGGGAAGCTCAGAGAGGGTTTTCAGTcccatttatttaaataaaaaaaaaaaaggaagaaagaaagaaagaaaggtcaGCCATGATGAATCGGTGCGAGTGGCGTCCTCCGTGTGCATGATCTTAATTTCATctgtgctcctcctccctccatcccctcctcctcatcctgtcatcagcaacacaacactttcaaacaacacttaaaaaaaaaaaaaaaagctcaacttggaataaaaaaggaaaactatattaataaaaaaaacccatttgtttgtgagttcttttttttttcttccatttttggAAATGTGGGATCAAACTCGGCCCAGAATCGAACCGGGAGTCGTGTCGACCACCACACAAACAATAGAGAGCTGacagtacaacaaaaacaaaacaaaaaaaaaagtcataaaagaaCTCAGAGGACGACACGGTGGTAAACGGACTGGGAGTAATCTGATTAGAGGTCAGTCATGTAAACAGTCTAATCAGACTGGACCAGTCCGATCGAAAGAGATGATCTAACTCTTTACTGTTAGAGCTTTTTATTTAGTTACATAATGTCACCACGTGTTGCCGTTTTGAGAAAAATTAAATACTAGCGTGAATCCCTACACCTCTGTCTTACCTTTGACCTCTGGGCTCGGGGGGTCACATGTCCAGCTCGCTGTCGGGGTCCCAGCAGAGCTCGGCGGGGAAGTCCAGCCCCGCCTCCTGAGCGTGGCGAGCCCAGCGCTCCTCGTCCCCGCGGTGCGTCAGAAACCGGCAGCCCATCCGGAGCTCGAAGCGCCTCAGGTCGCACCACAGCAGGAAGTCCTGCGGAGCGGAGGGGAAACATGAGGAGTctcctttatttcagtgtgGGCTCTCCAGAGGCGTCAAACGCCCACCTGCAGCCAGTCGTGGTTCAGAGCTTTTCCCACGGTGAACCGCCGTCTCACCGACACCTGCAGCAGGTTCCTGATGAGGTCCacagctgagacacacacacacacacacacacacacacacacacacacagaggaaggtTAGACTCACTGAGGACATCTGGTGGACAACAGGACAATTACAGGAACGAAAGGACATTTCTACTGGTTCACtactttaaaatctgttcaaagATGCAATCATGAAATCAAATATCATGAATGTGAACAAAACTCACTACACTGAGTGAAACTGATACAACATAATAATGTCTGTCTCAATAATCAGCAACTGCCTATCAACTATATTTGAGGATCAGCTTGTGTTTGCCACAGTTAGTTTagaagaaaacatgcagaatttgCCAGTAAAAGGTTAAAGACGCATCAGTCCCAACAGAAAGCAATAGACGGTGAAACATGGGTGAACTGTTCAGTGTAAATAGAgtttaaaatctttttctttttagatttttcaagaaaatcaaAACCTAgattaaactgaaaacatttttgaccctaaaaaaagaatatttttggTTTACAGATCCACATGAATTTCAGTTGAAAATTGCAAACagacaacagcacccactagtggccgaCATGAAAcctacatggttttcagtgaTTTAGACGGCCATCGATTTCAGAACTGAAAAACCTGCATTATAACTTCAGTAAATGATCTGAAGGCGTCCTGAAGCTCCTCACCCTCCAGGGAGATGGAGGCCCAGGGCTGCTGCGGGTACATGAAGGCGGCGTTGGTGATCTGCTGCCGGATGTCCTCGTCCTCGTTGAAGGGGAACGTCCCGCTCAGGCTCACGTACATGATGACGCCCACCGACCACATGTCCAGCGAGCGGTTGTAGCCGTTGCTGCTGATCACCTCGGGCGCCAGGTAGGCCGGCGTGCCCACCACCGAGCGGCGGAACGACTTCTCGCCGATGATGCGCGCGAAGCCGAAGTCGCACAGCTTGACCTGGGGGAAGGGGTCGGCGGAGGCCAGCAGCACGTTCTCCGGCTTCAGGTCGCAGTGGGCGATGTGCTTCAGGTGCAGGTAGCGCAGGGCCTCGAGGATCTGAGCCGAACGAGACGTCGGTAAAACCACGTACGTCAAACATTGACGTTCCACGCGCTCTGAGGTACCTGCATGACCAGGAAGCGGGTGATGCGCTCGGGGAGTCGTCCTCGCTCGCTGGACAGGATCATCTCCAGCATGTCTCCGTGCAGCTTCTCCATCACCACGAACACGTGCACCGCCGTTTCGAAcatggcctccagcagcaccacgCCCAGGTGGGACaagctctgcacacacacacacaaaaaacacacatattttaGGTGTTTGCGTTTGATCCCGTCACAAACAAAGTGCTGGAAAAGACGGGGAAACCTGCAAGATGGCCACTTCGTTCCTCAGCCTCCGCTCCTGCTTGGTGGGGAAGCGAGTCTTGTCGATGACCTTGATGGCGACTGGGCAGCCCGACTTCCTGTGAGTGCCTGAAGATGGACAGGATGGAATCCTGCATTCTTAAATCCTCAATCCCAAACCGATCCACAGAGAAATGCAAATATTCCTCATGACTTCCACGTCAGAAGATCATCGTGTGAAGAGTTCTGAGCAGGAACTCTGATAAAAATGGTACAACTcttctcctgcctgctgcaTCAACTTCCTGCTGATCAGAGGCTGTTTTTGAAGCCAtgcagccaccagggggcgcttaCAAGGATGCAAGGTGAGCTCATCAGTTGGCATGTGTCTGCAGCCTCTGTGCTCAATATAAACTAAtg
The nucleotide sequence above comes from Salarias fasciatus chromosome 3, fSalaFa1.1, whole genome shotgun sequence. Encoded proteins:
- the actn3b gene encoding LOW QUALITY PROTEIN: alpha-actinin-3b (The sequence of the model RefSeq protein was modified relative to this genomic sequence to represent the inferred CDS: inserted 2 bases in 1 codon) codes for the protein MTAVETQMTYSNSYTIHHEEAYMTQEEDWDRDLLLDPAWEKQQRKTFTAWCNSHLRKAGTQIENIEEDFRNGLKLMLLLEVISGERLPKPDKGKMRFHKIANVNKALDFICSKGVKLVSIGAEEIVDGNVKMTLGMIWTIILRFAIQDISVEETSAKEGLLLWCQRKTAPYRNVNVQNFHISWKDGLALCALIHRHRPDLIDYSKLRKDDPIGNLNTAFDVAEKFLDIPKMLDAEDIVNTPKPDEKAIMTYVSCFYHAFAGAEQVTPASRSDVPRFPAPPAPRSDCRSPSPSXAETAANRICKVLAVNQENEKLMEEYEKLASELLEWIRRTIPWLENRTAEQTMRAMQQKLEDFRDYRRIHKPPRVQEKCQLEINFNTLQTKLRLSNRPAFMPSEGKMVSDIANAWKGLEQVEKGYEEWLLTEIRRLERLDHLAEKFKQKCAMHESWTSGKEDLLSQKDYESASLMEIRALMRKHEAFESDLAAHQDRVEQIAAIAQELNELDYHDAATVNARCQGICDQWDNLGTLTQKRRDALERVEKLWETIDQLYLEFAKRAAPFNNWMDGAVEDLQDMFIVHSIEEIQSLITAHDQFKATLPEADKERMATMGIHNEILKIAQTYGIKLSGINPYTNLSPQDISTKWDTVKHLVPLRDQMLQEEVARQQANERLRRQFAAQANIIGPWIQTKMEEISHVSVDIAGSLEEQMNSLKQYEQNIINYKSNIDKLEGDHQLSQESLIFDNKHTNYTMEHIRVGWEQLLTTIARTINEVENQILTRDAKGISQEQLNEFRASFNHFDRKRNGMMDPDDFRACLISMGYDLGEVEFARIMTLVDPNNTGVVTFQAFIDFMTRETAETDTAEQVMASFKILASDKNYITVEELRRELPPEQAEYCITRMTRYIGADGPPGALDYISFSSALYGESDL